The Propionibacterium freudenreichii subsp. freudenreichii genome contains a region encoding:
- a CDS encoding TetR/AcrR family transcriptional regulator gives MPKINAPTVREHHERVLTSLIDAAEQVLRYEGPDQFTTSAVSARAGVARNSIYRYVDSVDDLRGLVVERYMPAWFRAVQEAMDATSDPAQQIVAWALTNLEQATIAGHGWLMKVGDKRLNQQAAGTVNQAHQNMFAGLGEAWAQISAPNARLGAAMTGGLLNSCMKQVEAGMDSHEVAAGLERAVRALVEAFRR, from the coding sequence ATGCCGAAGATCAATGCCCCCACGGTGCGAGAGCATCACGAAAGGGTGTTGACGAGCCTCATCGACGCAGCCGAGCAGGTGCTGCGCTACGAGGGCCCCGACCAGTTCACCACCAGCGCCGTGAGTGCGCGGGCCGGTGTCGCGCGCAACTCCATCTACCGCTACGTCGACAGCGTCGACGACCTGCGGGGACTGGTGGTCGAGCGCTACATGCCGGCGTGGTTCCGGGCCGTCCAGGAGGCCATGGATGCCACGTCCGACCCGGCCCAGCAGATCGTGGCGTGGGCGCTCACCAACCTGGAACAGGCCACCATCGCCGGCCACGGCTGGTTGATGAAGGTGGGCGACAAGCGCCTGAACCAGCAGGCCGCAGGAACCGTGAACCAGGCCCACCAGAACATGTTCGCCGGGCTGGGGGAGGCATGGGCGCAGATCTCCGCGCCCAATGCGCGCCTGGGTGCGGCCATGACCGGGGGGCTGTTGAACTCCTGCATGAAGCAGGTGGAGGCCGGCATGGACTCCCATGAGGTTGCCGCCGGCCTGGAACGTGCCGTGCGGGCCCTGGTCGAGGCCTTCCGCAGGTAG
- a CDS encoding Type 1 glutamine amidotransferase-like domain-containing protein has translation MSTHIVAMGGGGFSMAPNSAPTSLDRYLVDVSGERSPLVCFVPTASADSAPYINRFLMAYSGLGVRTMVLTLWQGAAESVKRLPEADVVLVGGGNTVNMLALWDAHGVSRTLKLMAADTSRTMVLGGLSAGGACWFEGCLTDAFGDLRGWRGGLGMLSGSFCPHLDGEDRGAIYTQAIATGMLPGGYAVDDGVAVHFENGKYTDVLAEREGPTALRLMPSTEPTASGVLTEILEPEVL, from the coding sequence ATGAGCACTCACATCGTGGCAATGGGTGGTGGCGGCTTCTCGATGGCGCCCAACAGCGCCCCCACCAGCCTGGATCGCTATCTGGTGGACGTGTCCGGCGAGCGTTCGCCGCTGGTCTGCTTCGTCCCCACCGCATCCGCCGATTCCGCGCCCTACATCAACCGCTTCCTGATGGCCTATTCGGGCCTGGGCGTCCGCACGATGGTGCTCACCCTGTGGCAGGGAGCTGCCGAATCGGTGAAGCGCCTGCCGGAAGCCGACGTGGTGCTGGTCGGGGGTGGCAACACGGTGAACATGCTTGCCCTGTGGGACGCCCACGGCGTCTCCCGCACCCTGAAGCTGATGGCTGCCGACACCTCCCGCACCATGGTCCTGGGCGGGCTCTCGGCCGGCGGGGCGTGCTGGTTCGAGGGATGCCTCACCGATGCCTTCGGCGACCTGCGCGGCTGGCGTGGTGGGCTGGGAATGCTGTCGGGCAGCTTCTGCCCGCATCTCGACGGCGAGGATCGCGGGGCCATCTACACCCAGGCGATCGCCACCGGCATGCTGCCCGGGGGCTATGCGGTGGACGACGGCGTGGCCGTGCACTTCGAGAACGGCAAGTACACCGACGTCCTGGCCGAGCGTGAGGGCCCCACGGCCCTGCGCCTGATGCCCAGCACCGAGCCCACGGCCAGCGGGGTGCTCACCGAGATACTGGAGCCGGAAGTCCTCTAG
- a CDS encoding MarR family transcriptional regulator: MSTHAEGEQDSAGPSEPRDEQGISEFVSHFGGLMAASGMPGLTGYVFALLLAQPDAELTAQQIGQALNVSPAAVSGATKYLADIGFTRRLRRPGSRRVVHALSSDDWYDALLGRSNVIEGSKRLFLEGSRAAGGVGTPAGRRLWLNAKWFTKLGDAIEREMAAWPAEREELLRSLGELDDADPHDGPAES, encoded by the coding sequence GTGAGCACGCACGCTGAGGGCGAGCAGGATTCCGCAGGGCCGTCGGAACCGCGTGATGAGCAGGGGATCTCCGAGTTCGTCTCGCACTTCGGCGGCCTCATGGCGGCCAGCGGTATGCCGGGACTGACCGGCTATGTCTTCGCCCTGTTGTTGGCCCAGCCGGATGCCGAGCTCACCGCCCAGCAGATCGGGCAGGCCCTGAACGTTTCGCCGGCGGCGGTATCAGGGGCGACGAAGTACCTGGCCGACATCGGATTCACCCGCAGGTTGCGGCGTCCCGGAAGTCGCCGCGTGGTGCACGCCCTGAGCAGTGATGACTGGTATGACGCCCTGCTGGGACGCAGCAATGTGATCGAGGGCAGCAAGCGACTGTTCCTGGAGGGTTCGCGTGCCGCCGGCGGGGTGGGGACGCCAGCGGGCCGCAGGCTGTGGCTCAATGCCAAGTGGTTCACCAAGCTGGGTGACGCCATCGAGCGCGAGATGGCCGCCTGGCCGGCCGAACGCGAGGAACTGCTGCGCAGCCTTGGTGAGCTGGACGATGCGGACCCCCACGACGGGCCCGCGGAGTCCTGA
- a CDS encoding threonine/serine exporter family protein, whose translation MIDDSRHDRDFIDGTEAVVRLGSMLLSAGTGAYRVKHAMARAAEAIGMDRHDASVSLTEIITTTHKGDNFRTVVREVPRVAVDASRIGALERLARALPDGSTARELEDQLDHIARHVRGRWPWWVNMLAAGIACAAFAVLNHFSLTDAVLVFFGAACGQGVRRALAKRGINQFGTAALAAATASSVYLLLTLACRTIPWHVLHGVDGTGYVAAILFLIPGFPMITSILDIARLDFTAGLPRAFYALAIILSAGAAAWAVSLATGLQPLVPGAELTGVLWWVGNAAATFVGICGFAVMFNSTRTMMLRAAIAGMVANMMRLYAQRIGMPTQMASLVGGFVVGMLAWMLAKNNDLPRITLSVPGAVIMVPGTSMYRTMYWFNAHDITQSLAYGTDALVGVMALAAGLAVARMCTDPGWTMVRWRRSPHAFLSSDAEFAKRDIDYSAPSDE comes from the coding sequence GTGATCGACGACTCACGCCATGATCGGGACTTCATCGACGGAACAGAGGCGGTGGTGCGCCTGGGCTCGATGCTGCTCAGTGCCGGCACCGGCGCCTATCGGGTGAAGCATGCGATGGCGCGGGCTGCCGAGGCCATCGGCATGGACCGCCATGATGCGTCGGTGTCGCTGACCGAGATCATCACCACCACCCACAAGGGCGACAACTTCCGCACCGTGGTGCGGGAAGTGCCGCGGGTGGCCGTGGATGCCTCGCGGATCGGAGCGCTGGAACGCCTGGCGCGCGCCCTGCCCGACGGTTCCACCGCCCGCGAGCTCGAGGACCAGCTCGATCACATCGCACGCCATGTGCGCGGTCGGTGGCCGTGGTGGGTCAACATGCTCGCCGCCGGTATCGCGTGCGCCGCATTCGCCGTGCTGAACCACTTCTCATTGACCGACGCGGTGCTGGTCTTCTTCGGGGCCGCCTGCGGCCAGGGCGTGCGTCGGGCGCTGGCCAAGCGTGGGATCAACCAGTTCGGCACCGCGGCGCTGGCCGCTGCCACGGCCAGCTCGGTGTACCTGTTGCTCACGCTGGCCTGCCGCACGATCCCCTGGCATGTGCTCCACGGCGTGGATGGCACGGGCTATGTGGCGGCCATCCTCTTCCTCATCCCGGGCTTCCCGATGATCACCTCGATCCTCGACATCGCCCGCCTCGACTTCACCGCCGGCCTGCCCCGGGCGTTCTACGCGTTGGCGATCATCCTGTCGGCGGGCGCCGCCGCCTGGGCCGTCTCGCTGGCCACCGGCCTGCAACCACTGGTGCCCGGCGCGGAGCTGACCGGCGTGCTGTGGTGGGTGGGCAATGCCGCCGCCACCTTCGTGGGCATCTGCGGATTCGCCGTGATGTTCAACTCCACGCGCACGATGATGCTGCGCGCGGCGATCGCCGGGATGGTGGCAAATATGATGCGGCTCTACGCCCAGCGCATCGGCATGCCCACCCAGATGGCCAGTCTCGTGGGCGGATTCGTCGTCGGCATGCTGGCTTGGATGCTCGCCAAGAACAATGACCTGCCGCGCATCACCCTGTCGGTCCCCGGCGCAGTGATCATGGTGCCGGGCACGTCGATGTACCGCACGATGTACTGGTTCAACGCCCACGACATCACCCAGTCACTGGCCTATGGCACCGACGCCCTGGTGGGGGTGATGGCGCTGGCTGCCGGGCTCGCCGTCGCGCGCATGTGCACCGATCCGGGCTGGACGATGGTGCGCTGGCGGCGCAGCCCACACGCCTTCCTCAGCAGTGACGCCGAATTCGCCAAGCGCGACATCGACTATTCGGCGCCCTCTGATGAGTGA
- a CDS encoding PH domain-containing protein, which translates to MGWRRHLGDDETVIADLRAHPKALVVPVVFLFALAAACGVALAMVPAAVEPWAGWLIAVITAGLAIAFVQRPVLAWATTRYGFTDRRLVVRAGLLRRRRSDLPYSRITDVSYARGLLDRLWGSGTLVVTTASGARLELIGMPQVIALHQAVSQLVAESRPAAPDLPY; encoded by the coding sequence ATGGGATGGCGACGACACCTGGGCGACGACGAGACCGTCATTGCCGACCTGCGTGCCCATCCCAAGGCGCTCGTGGTGCCCGTGGTCTTCCTGTTCGCCCTGGCGGCGGCCTGTGGCGTGGCCCTGGCCATGGTGCCGGCGGCGGTGGAGCCGTGGGCCGGTTGGCTGATCGCCGTCATCACCGCGGGGCTGGCGATCGCCTTCGTCCAGCGTCCGGTGTTGGCCTGGGCCACCACCCGCTATGGCTTCACCGACCGACGGCTCGTGGTGCGCGCTGGGCTGTTGCGACGCCGCCGCAGTGACCTCCCCTACAGCCGCATCACCGATGTGTCCTATGCGCGGGGACTGCTCGATCGCCTGTGGGGCAGCGGCACGCTGGTTGTCACCACCGCATCGGGCGCCCGCCTTGAGTTGATCGGAATGCCCCAGGTGATTGCCCTGCACCAGGCCGTCAGCCAGCTGGTCGCGGAGTCGCGTCCGGCCGCTCCCGACCTGCCATATTGA
- a CDS encoding ISL3-like element ISPfr2 family transposase: MSDATPPAGFGRPDLTAFARLDGLGLSVTGQRLEPDRAVLACRVVEPDQWCRRCGSEGAARDTVIRRLAHEPLGWRPTVLEVVVRRYRCADCGHVWRQDTSAAAEPRAKLSRTGLRWALEGIVVAHLTVARVAEGLGVAWDTANNAVLAEGKRLLINDPTRFEGVKVIGVDEHVWRHTRRGDKYVTVIIDLTPVRDGAGPARLLDMVEGRSKAAFKTWLADRDDAFRDAVEVVAMDGFTGFKTAAAEEIPDAVTVMDPFHVVRLAGDALDRCRRRVQLAIHGHRGFRDDPLYKSRRTLHTGADLLTDKQSDRLRALFVDDAHVEVEATWGVYQRMIAAYRHEDRQRGRELMEKLITDLSAGVPKVLTELTTLGRTLKKRAADVLAYFERPGTSNGPTEALNGRLEHLRGSALGFRNLTNYIARSLLETGGFRPQLLHPRLG, from the coding sequence GTGTCCGACGCTACCCCGCCGGCCGGCTTCGGCCGCCCTGACCTGACCGCCTTCGCTCGACTCGACGGCCTCGGTCTGAGCGTGACCGGACAACGACTTGAACCGGATCGTGCGGTCCTCGCGTGCCGCGTGGTGGAACCAGATCAGTGGTGCCGACGGTGCGGCAGCGAAGGCGCTGCTCGTGACACCGTGATCCGGCGGTTGGCCCACGAGCCGCTGGGCTGGCGACCGACCGTGCTGGAAGTTGTAGTGCGCCGCTACCGCTGTGCCGACTGCGGACACGTGTGGCGCCAAGACACCAGCGCCGCGGCGGAGCCACGCGCGAAGCTCTCGCGCACCGGGCTGCGGTGGGCGCTGGAAGGGATCGTGGTCGCACACCTCACCGTCGCCCGTGTCGCCGAGGGACTCGGGGTCGCGTGGGACACCGCCAACAACGCGGTCCTGGCTGAAGGCAAGCGGCTGCTGATCAACGACCCCACGCGGTTTGAGGGCGTGAAGGTCATTGGCGTCGATGAGCACGTCTGGCGCCACACCAGGCGTGGCGACAAGTACGTCACCGTGATCATCGACCTCACCCCGGTCCGCGATGGCGCCGGCCCAGCAAGGCTGCTGGACATGGTCGAGGGCCGGTCGAAGGCGGCGTTCAAGACCTGGCTCGCCGACCGCGACGACGCCTTCCGTGACGCGGTCGAGGTGGTCGCGATGGACGGCTTCACCGGGTTCAAGACCGCCGCTGCAGAGGAGATCCCGGACGCGGTCACGGTGATGGATCCCTTCCACGTCGTGCGCCTGGCCGGTGACGCCCTCGACAGGTGCCGGCGCCGGGTCCAACTCGCGATCCACGGGCACCGTGGGTTCAGGGACGACCCGCTCTACAAGTCGCGGCGCACGCTGCACACCGGCGCGGACCTGCTCACCGACAAGCAGAGCGACAGGCTACGCGCGCTGTTCGTTGATGACGCTCACGTCGAGGTCGAGGCGACCTGGGGTGTCTACCAGCGCATGATCGCCGCCTATCGCCACGAGGACCGGCAACGTGGCCGCGAGCTCATGGAGAAGCTGATCACCGACCTCAGCGCCGGCGTCCCCAAGGTGCTCACCGAGCTCACCACCCTGGGCCGGACCCTGAAGAAGCGAGCCGCTGACGTGCTCGCCTACTTCGAACGACCCGGCACCAGCAACGGGCCGACCGAGGCGCTCAACGGACGGCTCGAACACCTGCGCGGCTCCGCACTCGGGTTCCGCAACCTGACCAACTACATCGCCCGAAGCCTGCTCGAGACCGGCGGCTTCAGACCCCAACTCCTACACCCCCGATTGGGATGA
- a CDS encoding IS481-like element ISPfr17 family transposase, producing MTHANAPLTPEGRRRLAVLVVEQGWSLRRAAERFQCSPATVKRWADRYRAGLPLIDRSSRPTSSPNRLSRKTEHRIVALRFTRRWGPHRIAYHLRLHRSTVGRVLARYKMPKLINIDQATGLPVRRPKPTRYEVAAPGQLVHVDIKKQGRIPDGGGWRAHGRGSMQDRHAGVARDKAARAGAAGSRGYRYLHHAVDDHSRIAYSEILDDERKETAAGFWTRANAFFAGLGVTVTAVMTDNGSCYRSGAFADALGDEVKHKWTRPYRPQTNGKVERFNRTLAVEWAYAKPYASEAERAAAYETWLHHYNHHRPHTGIGGQTPSARVHNVTGKYT from the coding sequence GTGACTCACGCTAACGCACCCTTGACACCGGAAGGGCGTCGTCGTCTTGCTGTTCTCGTCGTGGAACAGGGCTGGTCGTTGCGGCGGGCGGCGGAACGGTTCCAGTGCTCGCCCGCGACGGTGAAGCGGTGGGCCGACAGGTACCGGGCAGGGCTGCCGTTGATCGACCGTAGTTCGAGGCCCACCTCGTCACCGAACCGGCTTTCGCGTAAGACGGAGCATCGGATCGTCGCGTTGCGGTTCACTCGCCGGTGGGGTCCGCACCGGATCGCGTATCACCTGCGGTTGCACCGTTCCACGGTCGGTCGGGTGCTCGCCCGATACAAGATGCCGAAGCTGATCAACATCGACCAGGCCACCGGGCTGCCGGTTCGCCGCCCGAAGCCGACACGGTACGAGGTCGCCGCGCCGGGCCAGCTCGTGCACGTAGATATCAAGAAACAAGGCCGGATCCCCGACGGCGGCGGGTGGCGTGCCCACGGTCGCGGATCCATGCAGGACCGTCACGCGGGAGTGGCCCGCGACAAGGCAGCCCGTGCCGGGGCAGCCGGCTCTCGCGGCTACCGGTATCTGCACCACGCCGTGGACGACCACTCCCGGATCGCGTACTCAGAGATCCTTGACGACGAGCGCAAAGAGACCGCAGCGGGGTTCTGGACCCGCGCGAACGCGTTCTTCGCAGGCCTGGGCGTCACAGTCACCGCGGTGATGACCGACAACGGTTCCTGCTACCGGTCAGGCGCCTTCGCTGACGCGCTCGGCGACGAGGTGAAGCACAAGTGGACCCGGCCATACCGGCCGCAGACCAACGGCAAGGTCGAGCGGTTCAACCGAACCCTCGCCGTCGAGTGGGCCTACGCGAAGCCCTACGCCAGCGAAGCCGAGCGCGCCGCAGCCTACGAGACCTGGCTCCATCACTACAATCACCACAGACCCCACACCGGGATCGGCGGCCAGACTCCCTCAGCCCGCGTTCACAACGTCACGGGGAAGTACACCTAG
- a CDS encoding ABC transporter permease, with translation MGSLYPHPADLVAANTAANASTGVVAMYGHISDVGSVGGVGSTKMAMINFIILAFLVVALVRRHTRAEEETGRQELIGSAPIARHAPLTAAVLLAGATSVACGLVTWLCVWAGGWPSAGSMLYGLALAGVGLSFTGITAVAVQLSANNRTCGIWAFSAIGLSFVLRMIGDVYWNRPAHVLSWLSPLGWGQQVRPYDGNHAWALVVPLAFFAATVALAFVLLSHRDLGAGLFAERAGTAHTLMGSAAALAWRLQRGSFIAWLACYVIFGALAGGMSGSMQGMINADGEAMLRAMGGVGHLNDLYFTLISAFAALGAAAYGVATVLRMRSEESSGHLEQLLATPLTRTRFAGSYLVQAVLGSAVLVALLGATAATLHTTSPGGGGWRRVFSGALIGLPGIWLLTALAFVALAWLPRLDWLGWAFLGWVVVVDELGALLKFPGWLLKASPFAHLPKLPVEPMTWAPVLVITALAAVLVAIGFVGYRRRDMPVV, from the coding sequence ATGGGCAGCCTCTATCCGCATCCGGCCGACCTGGTGGCGGCCAATACGGCGGCCAACGCCTCAACCGGCGTCGTGGCGATGTACGGCCACATCTCCGATGTCGGTTCGGTCGGCGGGGTCGGGTCAACGAAGATGGCGATGATCAACTTCATCATCCTGGCCTTCCTGGTGGTGGCCCTGGTGCGACGCCATACTCGCGCCGAGGAGGAGACGGGACGCCAGGAGCTGATCGGCTCCGCCCCGATCGCCCGCCACGCGCCCCTGACGGCCGCGGTGCTCCTGGCCGGTGCCACGTCGGTGGCATGCGGGCTGGTCACCTGGCTGTGCGTCTGGGCCGGCGGCTGGCCCTCCGCCGGCTCAATGCTCTATGGACTGGCGCTGGCCGGCGTGGGCCTGTCGTTCACCGGCATCACGGCCGTCGCGGTGCAGCTGTCGGCCAACAACCGCACCTGCGGCATCTGGGCCTTCTCGGCGATCGGGCTGTCCTTCGTGCTGCGCATGATCGGCGATGTCTACTGGAACCGGCCCGCCCACGTGCTGTCGTGGCTGTCGCCGTTGGGCTGGGGACAGCAGGTGCGGCCCTACGACGGGAACCATGCCTGGGCCCTGGTGGTGCCGCTTGCCTTCTTCGCCGCCACCGTGGCGCTCGCCTTCGTGCTGCTGTCGCACCGTGACCTGGGTGCCGGCCTGTTCGCGGAACGCGCCGGGACGGCCCATACTCTCATGGGCAGTGCGGCCGCCCTTGCCTGGCGGTTGCAACGCGGATCATTCATCGCCTGGCTTGCCTGCTATGTGATCTTCGGGGCACTGGCCGGCGGCATGTCGGGTTCCATGCAGGGCATGATCAACGCCGACGGCGAGGCGATGCTGCGCGCCATGGGAGGCGTGGGCCACCTCAACGACCTCTACTTCACGCTGATCAGCGCCTTCGCCGCCCTCGGTGCCGCCGCATACGGCGTTGCGACGGTGCTGCGGATGCGCAGCGAGGAGAGCTCGGGGCACCTGGAACAGTTGCTGGCCACTCCCCTGACGAGGACGAGGTTCGCGGGGTCCTATCTGGTGCAGGCCGTGCTCGGCTCGGCGGTGCTGGTGGCACTGCTGGGCGCGACGGCGGCCACCCTGCACACCACCTCACCCGGCGGTGGGGGCTGGCGGCGGGTGTTCAGTGGCGCCCTCATCGGGCTGCCCGGCATCTGGCTGCTCACGGCACTGGCCTTCGTGGCACTCGCCTGGCTTCCCCGCCTGGATTGGCTCGGCTGGGCATTCCTGGGCTGGGTGGTCGTGGTCGACGAGTTGGGGGCACTGCTGAAGTTCCCCGGCTGGCTGCTCAAGGCCTCCCCGTTCGCCCACCTGCCGAAGCTCCCGGTGGAGCCGATGACCTGGGCGCCCGTGCTCGTCATCACCGCACTTGCGGCGGTGCTGGTGGCGATTGGATTCGTGGGCTACCGACGCCGCGACATGCCGGTGGTCTGA
- a CDS encoding biotin--[acetyl-CoA-carboxylase] ligase, with amino-acid sequence MPTTAPVDPVELEQLLGKNSYWGPIQWRPETGSTNDDLVALAKKGAATGLVVMSEHQVGGRARFDRVWQDTAGTSVATSVLVAPTPPPLQWGWLSLLVGVAVREGVENYTGAVPGRVTLKWPNDVLLDERKICGILSERVGDRAVLGWGLNVSMSQEELPVPTGTSLLLAGLPHAKTPLMAAVLQALDHWFAVWQRRGEIREEYARVCATIGRRVTVHLDFEHPDRGSITGVATGVDRNGALVVDDDQGTRRVLTAGDVVHLR; translated from the coding sequence ATGCCGACCACCGCGCCCGTTGACCCCGTCGAGCTCGAGCAGTTGCTGGGGAAGAACAGCTATTGGGGACCCATCCAGTGGCGCCCCGAAACCGGATCGACCAACGATGACCTCGTCGCCCTGGCCAAGAAGGGTGCCGCCACCGGACTCGTGGTGATGAGCGAGCACCAGGTGGGTGGCCGGGCCCGCTTCGACCGCGTCTGGCAGGACACCGCGGGCACCTCGGTGGCCACCTCGGTGCTGGTGGCGCCGACGCCACCGCCGTTGCAGTGGGGCTGGCTCAGCCTGTTGGTCGGTGTCGCGGTGCGCGAGGGCGTCGAGAACTACACGGGTGCGGTGCCCGGCCGCGTCACGCTCAAGTGGCCCAACGACGTGCTGCTCGACGAGCGCAAGATCTGCGGCATCCTCAGCGAACGGGTCGGTGATCGGGCCGTGCTCGGGTGGGGCCTGAACGTGAGCATGTCGCAGGAGGAACTGCCGGTGCCCACGGGAACGTCGCTGCTGCTGGCCGGCCTGCCGCACGCCAAAACGCCGCTCATGGCGGCCGTCCTCCAGGCGCTCGACCACTGGTTCGCCGTCTGGCAGCGCCGCGGGGAGATTCGCGAGGAGTACGCACGGGTCTGCGCGACGATCGGGCGCCGCGTCACCGTGCACCTCGACTTCGAGCATCCCGACCGGGGCAGTATCACCGGCGTCGCCACCGGCGTCGATCGCAATGGGGCGCTGGTCGTGGACGACGACCAGGGCACCCGGCGCGTGCTCACCGCCGGTGATGTGGTGCACCTGCGCTGA
- a CDS encoding ABC transporter ATP-binding protein, protein MSTAIEINGLVKTFGRVTALDGVDLSVQSGEVHGFLGPNGAGKSTTIRILLGLLRADSGSARVLGADPWADVRTLHERLAYVPGDVNLWPNLTGGQVIDLLARLRGDLNPARRDELLERFDLDPTKKARSYSKGNRQKVALVAALASDAELFLFDEPTSGLDPLMEAAFDTSVQELKGRGATVLLSSHILSEVEELSDRISIIKAGRIIETATLEQMRAMHTTSVSADVQREAPELGTMPGISQLRTVGGHVSFVVDAAHLDQAITVLTRAGITSLVSEPPSLEELFLSKYADPVPTGTPAAPSAGDQR, encoded by the coding sequence GTGAGTACAGCGATCGAGATCAACGGCCTGGTCAAGACCTTCGGCCGGGTCACTGCCCTGGACGGGGTTGACCTCAGCGTGCAGTCCGGCGAGGTGCATGGCTTCCTCGGCCCCAACGGAGCCGGCAAGTCAACCACCATCCGCATCCTGCTCGGCCTGCTGCGCGCCGATTCCGGCAGTGCACGCGTGCTCGGCGCCGATCCGTGGGCCGATGTGCGCACCCTGCACGAGCGCCTGGCCTATGTGCCCGGCGATGTGAACCTGTGGCCCAACCTCACCGGCGGCCAGGTGATCGACCTGCTCGCCCGGCTGCGCGGTGACCTGAATCCGGCACGCCGCGACGAGCTGCTCGAACGCTTCGATCTCGACCCCACCAAGAAGGCCCGCAGTTATTCCAAGGGCAATCGGCAGAAGGTGGCGCTGGTGGCGGCGCTCGCCTCCGATGCCGAGTTGTTCCTGTTCGACGAGCCCACCTCGGGGCTGGATCCCCTCATGGAGGCCGCCTTCGACACCAGCGTCCAGGAGCTGAAGGGGCGCGGGGCCACAGTCCTGCTGTCGAGCCACATCCTGTCCGAGGTCGAGGAGCTGTCCGACCGCATCAGCATCATCAAGGCCGGGCGCATCATCGAGACCGCCACACTCGAGCAGATGCGCGCCATGCACACCACCTCGGTGAGCGCCGACGTGCAGCGCGAGGCACCGGAGCTGGGCACCATGCCCGGCATCAGCCAGCTGCGGACGGTCGGCGGCCATGTCAGCTTCGTGGTGGACGCCGCCCACCTCGACCAGGCCATCACCGTGCTGACCCGCGCGGGGATCACCTCACTGGTCAGCGAGCCGCCCAGCCTGGAGGAGCTCTTCCTGTCGAAGTACGCCGATCCCGTCCCGACGGGCACCCCGGCAGCACCGAGCGCCGGTGACCAGCGGTGA
- a CDS encoding TetR/AcrR family transcriptional regulator: MSSISQRTKRAIRAAALELALRDGADKVTVDQIAVAAGVSRRTVFNHFATKYDAFMPEVAAYSDSALKDFSSGREPDLIRALGDVIGNRIDQVQFTSDQVRAVRKLAQDSPGLHNAMRGRSGALDARLQAAVMRRLGSTPDDPSTTMTLALARSIWRTTLDAWLTTPDEFNQDSLRRCLAKSMETLEGLVRSNPGA; this comes from the coding sequence GTGAGCAGCATTTCGCAGAGGACCAAACGGGCCATCCGCGCGGCCGCGCTGGAGCTCGCCCTGCGCGATGGCGCCGACAAGGTCACCGTTGACCAGATCGCCGTGGCGGCGGGCGTATCGCGCCGCACCGTGTTCAACCACTTCGCCACCAAGTACGACGCCTTCATGCCTGAGGTCGCCGCCTACTCGGACAGCGCCCTGAAGGACTTCTCCAGCGGGCGCGAACCTGACCTGATCAGGGCCCTGGGAGACGTCATCGGCAACCGCATCGACCAGGTGCAGTTCACCAGCGACCAGGTGCGGGCGGTGCGGAAGCTGGCCCAGGACAGCCCCGGCCTGCACAATGCCATGCGCGGACGCAGCGGGGCCCTGGATGCCCGCCTGCAGGCCGCGGTGATGCGTCGCCTCGGCAGCACGCCCGACGACCCGAGCACCACGATGACGCTGGCGCTGGCCCGCAGCATCTGGCGCACGACCCTGGATGCCTGGCTGACCACGCCCGACGAATTCAACCAGGATTCGCTGCGGCGCTGCCTGGCGAAGTCGATGGAGACGCTCGAAGGCCTGGTGCGCTCCAACCCGGGCGCCTGA